In Mus musculus strain C57BL/6J chromosome 14, GRCm38.p6 C57BL/6J, the following are encoded in one genomic region:
- the Gpr183 gene encoding G-protein coupled receptor 183 translates to MANNFTTPLATSHGNNCDLYAHHSTARVLMPLHYSLVFIIGLVGNLLALVVIVQNRKKINSTTLYSMNLVISDILFTTALPTRIAYYALGFDWRIGDALCRVTALVFYINTYAGVNFMTCLSIDRFFAVVHPLRYNKIKRIEYAKGVCLSVWILVFAQTLPLLLTPMSKEEGDKTTCMEYPNFEGTASLPWILLGACLLGYVLPITVILLCYSQICCKLFRTAKQNPLTEKSGVNKKALNTIILIIVVFILCFTPYHVAIIQHMIKMLCSPGALECGARHSFQISLHFTVCLMNFNCCMDPFIYFFACKGYKRKVMKMLKRQVSVSISSAVRSAPEENSREMTESQMMIHSKASNGR, encoded by the coding sequence ATGGCTAACAATTTCACTACCCCACTGGCAACGTCTCATGGCAATAACTGTGATCTCTATGCCCACCACAGCACAGCCAGGGTATTAATGCCTCTGCATTACAGCCTGGTCTTCATCATTGGGCTGGTGGGAAACCTGCTGGCCTTGGTTGTCAttgttcaaaacagaaaaaaaatcaactcaacCACTCTCTATTCAATGAACTTGGTCATTTCTGACATCCTGTTTACCACAGCTTTACCCACTCGGATAGCCTACTATGCGCTGGGCTTTGATTGGAGGATAGGTGATGCCCTGTGCCGGGTAACTGCTCTGGTGTTCTACATCAACACGTACGCAGGTGTGAACTTCATGACTTGCTTGAGCATAGACCGCTTCTTCGCTGTGGTGCACCCTCTGCGCTACAACAAGATTAAAAGAATCGAATACGCAAAGGGTGTCTGCCTGTCCGTCTGGATTCTGGTCTTTGCTCAAACACTGCCGCTGCTCCTCACCCCTATGTCTAAGGAGGAGGGAGACAAGACCACTTGCATGGAGTATCCAAACTTTGAAGGGACAGCGTCCCTGCCGTGGATTCTGCTCGGAGCCTGTCTGCTGGGCTACGTGCTGCCTATCACAGTCATTCTCCTGTGTTACTCTCAGATCTGCTGCAAACTCTTCAGGACTGCCAAGCAGAACCCACTCACCGAGAAATCTGGTGTGAACAAAAAGGCTCTCAACACAATTATCCTCATCATTGTCGTGTTCATCCTGTGCTTCACGCCCTACCACGTGGCCATCATTCAGCACATGATAAAGATGCTCTGCTCCCCTGGAGCCCTGGAGTGTGGGGCGAGACATTCCTTCCAGATCTCTCTGCACTTCACGGTGTGCCTGATGAACTTCAACTGCTGCATGGACCCGTTCATATACTTCTTTGCATGCAAAGGGTATAAGAGAAAGGTCATGAAGATGCTCAAACGTCAAGTGAGTGTGTCGATCTCCAGCGCAGTGAGGTCAGCCCCTGAAGAGAATTCGCGGGAAATGACAGAGTCTCAGATGATGATCCACTCCAAGGCCTCCAATGGAAGGTAA